A window of the Lactuca sativa cultivar Salinas chromosome 7, Lsat_Salinas_v11, whole genome shotgun sequence genome harbors these coding sequences:
- the LOC111891033 gene encoding phospholipase A I: MSWGLGWKRPSDVFHLSLYYGSEDALDDQTRSSSPPPQTSSGSSSTSQDNNNNSNNPEVGFRIDLDWNAGDDEDQVTLRLQSQVMVALPLPQDTVVIRLLECDDPGQVKPGEEVGESGGANEVRNVVSVDMKVVKQREPLRAVAMSRVGGSGQQNDGMGVLSKLLKSDFAAESGPGHAEGPRVECCTDHWRNVIVVSLYNCGLLTLPVEVTKLPLLEKLFLDNNKLTGLPPELGALKNLKVLTVDYNMLVSVPAELRQCVGLVELSLEHNKLIRPLLDFRAMAELRILRLFGNPLEFLPDILPLHQLRHLSLANIRIVADDSLRSLNVQIETENSSYFVASRHKLSAFFSLIFRFSSCHHPLLASALAKMMHDEGNRVVIGKDENAVRQLISMISSEDHHVVVEACSALTSLASDVSVALQLMKCDIMQPIKRVLTSVGPQELKSILQVVAKLGFVSDTVAQKMLSKDVMKSLKLLCAHKDPEVQRLALIAVGNLAFCLENRRILVASESLRDLLLRLTLSSERRVSKAAARVLAILGENENLRRAIKGKQVPKQGLRILAMDGGGMKGLATVQILKEIEKGTGKQIHEMFDLICGTSTGGMLAVAIGIKLMSLEQCEDIYKNLGKLVFAEPVPKDNEAATWREKLDQLYKSSSQSFRVVVHGSKHSADQFERLLKEICADEDGDLLIDSSVKRIPKVFVVSTLVNVAPAQPFIFRNYQYPAGTQEVPLTMSDNFSTTATTGAQVGYKRSAYMGSCRHDLWQAIRASSAAPYYLDDYSDGVFRWQDGAIVANNPTIFAIREAQLLWPDAKIDTLVSIGCCSVPTKARKGGWRYLDTGQVLIESACSVERVEEALSTLLPMIPEINYFRFNPVDERCDMELDETDPTIWLKLEAATEEYIQNNSTAFKKVCERLLLNHSDEKLLDNLTSQPSLKSRGPNTGESGPSLGWRRNVLLVEASHNPDSGRVFNHARSLQTFCSGHGIRLTLLNAAAASASGPLKPDPGTSFPTPFTSPLFTGSFPSSPLLYSPDLGGIHRVGRIESVPHLSLDGFHSGRTSSPPESPTVPRQLSLPVRILHEKLQNSPQVGVVHLALQNDTTGSILSWQNDVFVVAEPGELAEKFLQNVKYNLLSMLKGRRRKYTSVISNISTISDLVACRPYFQIGGVVHRYIGRQTQVMEDDQEIGAYMFRRTVPSMHLTPEDVRWMVGAWRDRIIICTCLYGPSPALIKSFLDSGAKAVICPSSEPQEMQLTTFHGSATEFNDLENGKFEIGVDEGDDEGTEPVSPSSDWEDSETDKGGTGTDTDKGMLVWDDDEEELSKFVCRLYDSIFNGGARVNVALQQALASHRTIRYSCHVPRVP; the protein is encoded by the exons ATGTCGTGGGGATTAGGATGGAAGAGGCCATCTGATGTGTTTCATTTGTCTTTGTATTATGGTTCGGAGGATGCATTAGATGATCAGACTCGTTCGTCTTCGCCGCCACCACAAACATCATCGGGATCATCGTCGACATCgcaagataataataataattccaATAATCCGGAAGTAGGGTTTCGGATCGATCTCGATTGGAACGCCGGCGATGACGAAGATCAGGTTACTTTGAGACTTCAGTCTCAGGTTATGGTGGCGTTGCCGTTGCCGCAAGACACGGTTGTGATCCGGTTGTTGGAGTGTGATGATCCAGGTCAGGTTAAACCCGGTGAAGAGGTTGGTGAGTCCGGCGGAGCGAATGAGGTTAGAAATGTGGTGAGTGTGGATATGAAGGTTGTGAAACAGAGGGAACCACTTCGGGCGGTGGCTATGTCACGGGTCGGCGGTTCAGGTCAGCAAAACGATGGGATGGGCGTGCTTAGTAAACTGTTGAAATCGGATTTTGCTGCAGAGTCGGGTCCTGGTCATGCTGAAGGGCCGAGGGTGGAGTGTTGTACTGATCATTGGAGAAATGTCATTGTTGTCAGCCTCTACAACTGTGGGTTGTTA ACTCTTCCAGTAGAGGTGACTAAACTTCCCCTTCTCGAGAAGCTATTCCTTGATAACAATAAGCTCACAGGTTTGCCACCTGAGCTTGGTGCTTTGAAAAACCTGAAAGTGCTTACAGTTGACTACAATATGTTGGTTTCAGTACCAG CTGAATTGAGGCAGTGTGTTGGACTTGTGGAATTATCACTTGAACATAATAAGCTAATCCGCCCTCTTCTTGATTTCAG GGCCATGGCTGAACTACGTATTCTTAGGCTATTTGGTAATCCACTTGAATTTCTTCCCGACATTTTGCCTTTGCATCAACTGCGCCACCTGTCTCTTGCAAACATTCGTATAGTGGCAGATGACTCTCTTAGATCACTGAATGTCCAGATAGAG ACGGAAAATAGTTCTTACTttgttgcatcaagacacaaatTGAGTGCATTTTTCTCTCTTATCTTCCGTTTCTCCTCATGTCACCATCCTTTGCTAGCTTCTGCTTTGGCCAAGATGATGCATGATGAAGGAAACCGTGTAGTTATTGGTAAAGATGAAAATGCAGTGAGACAGCTTATAAGCATGATTAGTAGTGAAGACCATCATGTG GTTGTGGAGGCTTGCTCTGCACTCACTTCTCTTGCATCAGATGTATCTGTGGCACTTCAATTGATGAAATGTGACATCATGCAGCCAATCAAAAGAGTACTTACATCCGTTGGACCTCAAGAACTAAAATCCATTTTGCAAGTTGTGGCAAAATTGGGTTTTGTTTCTGATACAGTGGCCCAGAAAATGCTTAGCAAAGATGTCATGAAATCATTAAAATTATTATGTGCCCATAAAGATCCAGAG GTACAAAGGTTAGCATTGATAGCTGTTGGAAACTTGGCCTTCTGTTTGGAAAACCGACGTATTCTTGTTGCTTCTGAAAGTCTAAGAGATCTTCTTTTACGCCTCACACTTTCATCTGAGAGACGTGTGAGCAAAGCTGCAGCTCGTGTCCTGGCTATTCTTG GGGAGAATGAGAATCTGAGACGTGCTATTAAAGGAAAGCAAGTCCCAAAGCAAGGATTGCGTATACTTGCAATGGATGGAGGTGGGATGAAAGGTCTTGCTACTGTTCAAATTcttaaagaaattgaaaaaggCACTGGAAAACAAATTCATGAAATGTTTGACCTTATCTGTGGGACATCAACTGGTGGCATGCTTGCGGTTGCTATTGGGATAAAGCTTATGTCTCTGGAGCAATGTGAAGATATATACAAAAATCTTG GGAAGCTTGTTTTTGCTGAACCTGTTCCTAAAGATAATGAAGCTGCCACTTGGAGAGAGAAGTTGGATCAGCTTTATAAGAGCTCTTCACAAAGTTTTAGAGTTGTTGTACATGGATCTAAA CACAGTGCCGATCAATTTGAGAGGCTATTAAAAGAGATATGTGCAGATGAAGATGGAGATCTTTTAATAGATTCATCAGTAAAaaggattccaaaagtttttgttGTATCAACTTTAGTCAACGTGGCACCAGCTCAGCCGTTTATATTCCGTAATTATCAG TACCCTGCTGGCACACAAGAAGTTCCTTTGACAATGTCAGACAATTTTTCAACCACTGCAACTACTGGTGCTCAAGTTGGGTATAAAAGGAGTGCTTACATGGGAAGCTGTAGACATGATTTATGGCAAGCTATAAGAGCATCATCTGCTGCTCCTTATTATCTTGATGATTACTCTGATG GTGTATTTAGGTGGCAAGATGGTGCTATTGTGGCAAATAACCCTACAATATTTGCAATACGTGAAGCACAACTTCTATGGCCAGATGCAAAAATCGACACTCTTGTATCAATCGGTTGTTGTTCTGTTCCAACAAAG GCTCGTAAAGGTGGATGGAGGTATTTGGACACTGGGCAAGTGTTGATTGAGAGTGCATGCTCAGTCGAGCGAGTTGAGGAAGCTTTGAGCACATTGTTGCCAATGATTCCTGAAATAAACTATTTTCGCTTCAATCCAG TTGATGAACGTTGTGATATGGAGTTGGATGAAACGGACCCCACAATCTGGCTTAAGTTGGAGGCAGCTACAGAGGAGTATATCCAGAACAATTCTACAGCTTTTAAAAAAGTGTGTGAGAGATTGTTGCTGAACCATAGCGATGAAAAGTTGCTGGATAATCTCACCTCTCAGCCTTCTTTGAAGTCAAGGGGTCCAAATACAG GTGAGAGTGGTCCATCTTTAGGGTGGAGACGTAACGTACTACTAGTAGAAGCTTCTCATAATCCAGATTCCGGAAGAGTCTTCAACCATGCTCGATCACTTCAGACATTTTGTTCAGGTCATGGTATAAGATTAACTCTTCTGAATGCTGCTGCTGCATCTGCATCTGGACCACTTAAGCCAGATCCAGGAACATCTTTCCCTACACCATTCACATCACCATTATTTACCGGAAGCTTCCCATCAAGCCCACTTCTTTACAGTCCTGATCTCGGTGGAATTCACAGAGTTGGCAGAATCGAATCCGTACCACATTTAAGCCTCGATGGATTCCATTCCGGAAGGACTTCTTCCCCTCCGGAATCACCCACTGTCCCCAGACAGCTTTCCCTGCCTGTTAGAATATTGCATGAGAAATTACAGAATTCTCCTCAGGTTGGTGTTGTTCACCTGGCTCTCCAAAATGATACCACTGGCTCCATATTAAG TTGGCAAAACGATGTGTTTGTGGTGGCTGAGCCAGGAGAACTTGCTGAAAAGTTTCTACAAAACGTTAAATACAACTTGCTATCAATGTTAAAAGGAAGACGTAGAAAATACACATCAGTAATCTCCAACATCTCTACCATTTCTGATCTTGTTGCATGTCGCCCTTACTTCCAGATTGGTGGCGTTGTCCATCGTTACATAGGACGCCAAACCCAA GTTATGGAAGATGATCAAGAAATTGGGGCTTACATGTTCCGAAGAACAGTCCCTTCTATGCACTTAACCCCTGAAGATGTTCGTTGGATG GTTGGTGCATGGAGGGACAGGATAATAATATGCACGTGTTTATACGGACCATCACCCGCCCTAATAAAATCCTTCCTAGACTCCGGTGCAAAAGCCGTGATATGCCCTTCATCCGAACCCCAAGAAATGCAACTAACAACATTTCACGGCTCCGCCACCGAATTCAACGATTTAGAAAACGGTAAATTTGAAATCGGGGTAGACGAAGGAGACGACGAAGGCACGGAACCCGTAAGCCCATCGAGTGATTGGGAAGACAGTGAGACGGATAAAGGTGGTACAGGTACAGATACAGATAAAGGTATGTTAGTTTGGGATGATGATGAAGAGGAGTTATCAAAATTCGTGTGTCGGTTATATGATTCGATATTTAATGGGGGAGCTCGAGTTAATGTTGCGTTGCAACAAGCTCTTGCGTCTCATCGAACCATAAGGTATTCGTGTCATGTCCCTCGTGTACCTTAA